The Papaver somniferum cultivar HN1 chromosome 3, ASM357369v1, whole genome shotgun sequence genome includes a region encoding these proteins:
- the LOC113361864 gene encoding 26S proteasome non-ATPase regulatory subunit 1 homolog A-like isoform X1 yields the protein MSEDAALRASKIYYHLDELKKALSYALLAGPLFDASEDFDYVHAILAKAIDEYGILKARAAELNQGAEKVDPRLESFLERMLWKCILDQKYQAIGIAIVKRQNVALMQHELGIFPERHEVFHKTCTKKRRTSDPKKILKWHRKGLQNWKLKSR from the exons ATGTCTGAAGACGCTGCATTGCGTGCATCAAAG ATTTACTACCATTTGGATGAACTAAAGAAGGCATTATCATATGCTCTATTAGCAGGCCCACTTTTTGATGCTTCAGAGGACTTTGATTATGTCCATGCTATTCTTG CTAAAGCTATAGATGAATATGGTATTTTAAAAGCCAGAGCTGCAGAGTTGAACCAAGGAGCAGAGAAGGTGGATCCTAGATTGGAGTCTTTTCTGGAGAGGATGCTATGGAA GTGCATCTTGGACCAAAAATACCAAGCTATCGGAATAGCAATTGTTAAAAGACAAAATGTTGCATTG ATGCAGCATGAACTGGGAATATTCCCTGAACGTCATGAGGTATTCCACAAGACCTGTACAAAGAAAAGGAGAACATCAGACccaaagaaaattttgaaatggCATCGTAAAGGATTGCAGAATTGGAAGCTTAAGTCGCGATAA
- the LOC113361864 gene encoding 26S proteasome non-ATPase regulatory subunit 1 homolog A-like isoform X2 produces MIYYHLDELKKALSYALLAGPLFDASEDFDYVHAILAKAIDEYGILKARAAELNQGAEKVDPRLESFLERMLWKCILDQKYQAIGIAIVKRQNVALMQHELGIFPERHEVFHKTCTKKRRTSDPKKILKWHRKGLQNWKLKSR; encoded by the exons ATG ATTTACTACCATTTGGATGAACTAAAGAAGGCATTATCATATGCTCTATTAGCAGGCCCACTTTTTGATGCTTCAGAGGACTTTGATTATGTCCATGCTATTCTTG CTAAAGCTATAGATGAATATGGTATTTTAAAAGCCAGAGCTGCAGAGTTGAACCAAGGAGCAGAGAAGGTGGATCCTAGATTGGAGTCTTTTCTGGAGAGGATGCTATGGAA GTGCATCTTGGACCAAAAATACCAAGCTATCGGAATAGCAATTGTTAAAAGACAAAATGTTGCATTG ATGCAGCATGAACTGGGAATATTCCCTGAACGTCATGAGGTATTCCACAAGACCTGTACAAAGAAAAGGAGAACATCAGACccaaagaaaattttgaaatggCATCGTAAAGGATTGCAGAATTGGAAGCTTAAGTCGCGATAA